The sequence ACTTTTTATTAAAAAGGCAAAGGGATCCAAGATTTACGATGAGGATGGAAATGAGTTTATTGATTATGTGAACAGCTGGGGACCTGCAATCTTGGGTCATGCTGATGACGAGGTTATAAACAAAACAAAGGATGCACTGGATAACGGATTTAGCTTTGGTGCACCTACAATTCTTGAAACTGAACTTGCCAAAAGAATAGTAAGAGCGTTTGACTCTATAGAGATTGTAAGGTTTGTAAACTCTGGCACAGAAGCGGCTATGAGCGCAATTAGGCTTGCTAGGGGTTTTACAAGCAGAGATAATATACTCAAATTTAACGGTTGCTATCATGGCCATTCTGATAGCTTATTAGTTGGAGCAGGCTCAGGCTCAAGTACTTTCGGTATACCATCGAGTAAAGGTGTACCTGTAGATTTTGCAAAACACACAATTTTGGCCGAATTTAACGATCTTGATGGTGTCGAAGAGATATTTAAAAAGCATGGTGATACTATAGCCGCAGTAATAATAGAACCTGTAGCCGGAAACATGGGTGTAATTAAACCCAAAGACGGTTTTCTGAAAGGCCTAAGAAGTATATGTGATAAACACGGAAGCCTTCTAATATTTGATGAGGTAATGACCGGTTTTAGGCTAACCTACGGTGGAGCTCAACACATTTACAATATAACACCCGACATAACGGTATTAGGTAAAGTTGTTGGAGGAGGTTTCCCTGTAGCCTGCTTTGGAGCAAAAAGGGAAATTATGAAATATTTAGCCCCCGAAGGGGATGTTTATCAGGCAGGGACTTTAAGTGGAAATCCTGTTGCAATGGCTTGTGGCATAGCTACCCTGGATATACTAAAGAGAAAAAATCCCTACAAAGACTTAGAGAAAAACACAAGCAAAATAGTGTCAAGGATCATGGGACTTGCCAATCAATATGGAATACCGGCAAGTGGTGAGTCTATAGGTTCGATGTTTAGCGTGTTTTTCATGGAAAACAAGCCATCAAACTACAGGGATGTTCAAAAGAGTAACTTAAGACTCTTTACAAATTATTTTATAGGGTTGTTAGAAAGGGGGATTTACATACCCCCATCCCAATTTGAATCCAACTTTATAACAATAAAACACTCACTTGAGGATATAGAGAATACCCTTGTTGCCGTAGAGGACATATTTAAAGAGATAGCAAGTGGCAAATTTTACGTATGAATGATCGCAAAAAAAGGCGAGAAAAGGCAAAATTCTATTTAGAGCTATATGATGCCACTACTATAGGTTTTAGTGTTGTTCTTTCCATTCTTTTTGGTGGTGCTTTAGGGTATTGGCTGGATAGAAAATTCCACTCATCTTACCATTGGTTGTTCTTTCTTTTTTTAGCATTTGGTATAATAGCAGGTTTTAAAAACATGTTCTACGGAATAAAAAAAATCAATAAAGGCTCTAATGAAGATAACAATAAAAAAACTTGAAATAACCTTCGTAATAATGTATTTTTTAGCAGCACTTTTATGTTTTTTCTTATTCAGAAGCAAGAGCTGCCTTTTGGGTAGTTTGGTTGGTTGGTTGGTCTCGATAGGAGACTGGTATCTTTTAAAATTTATGGCTAAAAGATGGCTTAAAAGGGGTGGATATTCGTTTGTGGATTACGGCTTAAGGTTTGCCATCGTAGCTGTGAGTATTTTGCTTTTGCTTAAGTCTGGATTTAGCCCAGTAGGTATAATCATTGGAGTGTCGGTAATTCCAGTATCTCTGATGATGCTGGCTGTGCTGAGTTTGTTTAGAAAAATCACGGTTTGAGGGGGTAGCATGGAAGCACCAAGTTTCTTAGATTTTATAATTCATGTCACTGGTTTACCAGGTTATCTTGTTTTTAGTTGGTTTATGATTTTGGTTATCATTAGTCTGGCTTTAATTGTCAGGTCATCCTTGAAACTGATGCCAGAGGGTATTCAAAATGTAGCAGAAAGCGTTGTTTATGGGATTTACAGCTTTGTGGAAGATATATTGGGCAAAGAAGAAACTCCAAAGCATTTTCCTTTGCTTGCAACCTTGGCTATAGTTATCTTTTTCTATAACATAGTAGAATTAATACCAGGTTTTATACCACCTACATCCAATTTGAATACAACGCTGTCTATGGCTTTAATTGTTTTCCTTTATTATCAATTTTTAGGTTTCAAAAGGCATGGCATAAAATACATAAAACATTTTATGGGCCCTGTATGGTGGCTTGTGCCGTTAATTCTACCAATAGAGATAATAGGACATTTCGCAAGAATAGTATCGCTCTCCGTCAGGTTATTCGGTAATATTTTTGGTGATGATTTACTCTTAGCTGTTGTTTTCTTCTTAGCACCATGGCTTGTTCCTCTGCCCGTTATGGCTTTGGTTTTACTTGCGGCAAGTATTCAGGCGTTTATATTCTTCTTGCTTAGCACGCTGTATATAGCAGATGCCATAAACGAGGCACATTAAAAAAAATTTGAATGTTTTTAGATTTATTGTGAGGAGGTGGAGTTATGAGGGGTAAGGTTATCTTGTTAGCACTCTTGGCTTTGGCAGTTGGATTACCAGCATTGGCTGCAGGTGATGCCCAGAGCGCCGAGGCGGCTGCAAATCTGGTATTAAAGAAGTACTACATGTTTGTTGCAATGGGCGGCGCAATTGGTTTGGGCTTGGCAGCTTTAGGTGGTGGAATTGGTCAAGGGCATGCAGTCAACGGAACTGCTTTAGGAACAGCAAGGAACCCCAGCATGTCTGGTAAGCTTCTTACTGTTATGATGATCGGTCTTGCTATGATCGAATCCTTGGTCATTTACATGCTTGTTATTGTTCTGATTATTCTTTACACAAATCCATTCCACATCTAAGCAATACAAGACAGCCAGAGAAACAGGTTGGGAGCCTTATGGCTCCCTTTTTTATTATTCACAGTAATTACACTTTTTATTCGCACAACACCATTTATCCTTCTTTTTAACAAACAAACTATAGCCACATTTTGGGCATTTCTGGTTTTTTAGCTCACCCTTTATAGTGAATTTGCACTCTGGATAGTTGGAGCAGCCGTAAAATCTGCCCCGTTTGGATGAGTATTCTATGAGATCACCGCCACATTCAGAGCACTTTAGACCTGTGGGATAGGGCTTTGTGTTCTTGCATTTTGGATAATTGGAGCAGGCTAGAAATTTACTCCCCTTTCTTGAGTATTTAACCACCATTGGAGCCCCACATTTGTCGCATTTGATCTCTGTAATCTCTTCCTGCAATGGTTTTGTGTATTTG comes from Hippea maritima DSM 10411 and encodes:
- a CDS encoding ATP synthase subunit C; this translates as MRGKVILLALLALAVGLPALAAGDAQSAEAAANLVLKKYYMFVAMGGAIGLGLAALGGGIGQGHAVNGTALGTARNPSMSGKLLTVMMIGLAMIESLVIYMLVIVLIILYTNPFHI
- the atpB gene encoding F0F1 ATP synthase subunit A; the encoded protein is MEAPSFLDFIIHVTGLPGYLVFSWFMILVIISLALIVRSSLKLMPEGIQNVAESVVYGIYSFVEDILGKEETPKHFPLLATLAIVIFFYNIVELIPGFIPPTSNLNTTLSMALIVFLYYQFLGFKRHGIKYIKHFMGPVWWLVPLILPIEIIGHFARIVSLSVRLFGNIFGDDLLLAVVFFLAPWLVPLPVMALVLLAASIQAFIFFLLSTLYIADAINEAH
- the hemL gene encoding glutamate-1-semialdehyde 2,1-aminomutase codes for the protein MFDKSRELFEEAKKYIAGGVNSPVRAFKNVGRHPLFIKKAKGSKIYDEDGNEFIDYVNSWGPAILGHADDEVINKTKDALDNGFSFGAPTILETELAKRIVRAFDSIEIVRFVNSGTEAAMSAIRLARGFTSRDNILKFNGCYHGHSDSLLVGAGSGSSTFGIPSSKGVPVDFAKHTILAEFNDLDGVEEIFKKHGDTIAAVIIEPVAGNMGVIKPKDGFLKGLRSICDKHGSLLIFDEVMTGFRLTYGGAQHIYNITPDITVLGKVVGGGFPVACFGAKREIMKYLAPEGDVYQAGTLSGNPVAMACGIATLDILKRKNPYKDLEKNTSKIVSRIMGLANQYGIPASGESIGSMFSVFFMENKPSNYRDVQKSNLRLFTNYFIGLLERGIYIPPSQFESNFITIKHSLEDIENTLVAVEDIFKEIASGKFYV
- a CDS encoding AtpZ/AtpI family protein, with product MNDRKKRREKAKFYLELYDATTIGFSVVLSILFGGALGYWLDRKFHSSYHWLFFLFLAFGIIAGFKNMFYGIKKINKGSNEDNNKKT